CGTCTTCGATGTCTATATCTTTGGTGCAACCCATTAAAAATATGATTGCAAAAAGGAATAAATAGGTAATACTTTTATAAAATTGTTTCATGTTGACAGTTGTTAATTAGCGTAATATCTAAAACCTAATCCTAGAAAAGGCATAAATTCGCCTAAGTCAGAATTAGCATGGTAATACTCGTTTGCTCTTAATGTAATTGAGTAACGATCTGTAATGGCATAATCGAAATCAACTCCTATATATGCCCCATAGATAAAGCCAGGTTCGCTTCTAATAACAGCACCATTGCTAAGCTCTTTATCACCTTTATTAACTGTCTCATAACCAAAAACACCTCCTGCGCCTATATTAACGTTAAATGTGTTTTTATAATTCCAAAAGACGTTTTTTGAATATCCTAGATTTAAAGTAAAATCGTTATATGGAATTTTTATTCCATTAACATATTTGAAGTTAGCTGCGGTGAGTAGGACACCCGCATCTATAAAATCATGACGGTCTAAAAAATAGTTGTAGCTGAATACTCCCCCTATTCCGTCTTGGACGATACCAATGTTTCCGGCAAAGGCATTTGCATAACTTTGTGCCTTAGTGGACATAGTTATCATTAATAAACTGGTTATTAGAAAAGTAATTTTTCTCATTAGGTAAAATTTAATTTGGGTTATTGATAAATGTATTTGGAATTTCTAGTTTCACGGTTCTCTCTCCGTTATCCTCTGTTAATTCAACCAACAAAATCTTGTTTTCATTGATTGTAAATTTTTTGTAGACAAATACTACTTCTGTTTCTTCCTTCGCTAAAATTTTAGTTGGATTATTATGAATGTATAAAGCTTCATAAGGTATTGTCTGAGCTACTGTATTTCTATTTTTATTTCTAGAAATGATATAGAAATTCAGATAATTTATATCGTAATCTAAAGTTGATTCATTGCTTAATACCAATGTGAAATAGAGTTCATTATCAACGTAACTGATGTTTTTTAACTTGATTGTCACTTTGTTTTTAGAACCGTAAATTCGATTATAGAAAACCGGTTTTTCAATTTCCTTATTAGCTGTACTTTGAAGTTTATTACTATCATTGGAAGATGGGGCAACCGTAGTAGATTCATAGTTGTTTACCTTTATTGATTCTACAATTTTAGACTTTGGTTCAGGTTCGGCATTTGATACTTTTTCTTCCCCTTTGGTTAATTGTTGGCCAGTTCCATCTTCAAATACTACAGAACCACTTTCATTTCCAATTGCCATGTTATCTTTTACAAAATAGTTTAGCATTGAAATTTCAGCTTTATATCTTACTATAAATGAATATATGTTACCATTTGATGTAATAACCAATAAATTACTTTCTGCTCCAGGAGTTGCTTTTAGAATGCCTATTTTGCTATCTCCATTGGATGAATAACCAAAAGTGAAATTAGAGTTACCTACAATTCCACTTTTTATTGCACTGCTGAAAAATAGGTTTGTATTTTTATTGCTTGTACAATAAATGATTAATTCCTGAGGAGCAGTAGGTGCTACATTTTGTGAATAGCCTAAATCTATTTGAAAAAGTAGTATTGTTAGAATTAAGATTATTTTTTTCATTTATTGACCTAGTTTTAATATCAACCTTTGGTTGTTTAATAAATCGATTTTTGGTTCTTGCTGTTTTCTTTTAAATAAGCTTTTTATTGTGTTTCCTAATGGCACTCCATTTACATCAATTTCGTCAGCTCCATCTTGTGCTACTTCTGAACCAGTTTCTGCTACTAAACTTCTTTGAACTTGCAGTCCTAAATTTCCGTCCTCTGCATCATATGCTTTAATTTTTAAAGGAACTTGATTTATATTATTGATGCTTAGATTAACCCTGTTTTGATTAAAAGTAGCCTGAGCGTATATAAGAGTATTTTTCTTAAAAACTTTTCCGTCGATAATAGTTTCTTTTGGAAGAATTAATGTTACTCTGCTGTTGTTTCTTAATCTTAAATGGTCACCTTTGATTGAAGCATATATAAGTTCTTCAGTTTGTTGTTGAACTTTCGAATTTCCCGCTGAATTATTACTGCTTTTGGAATTAAAAAAACTATTAAAGCATGATTCAGTATTGCTTTTCTGTTCATAATCTACTTCAGGTTTTGTTGAAGAGTAATTAGAGCTTGAGTAGTTTGAAGAAGAAATATTAGAAGATGATTTTTTTTGCTTCTTTGTCTCTTTATTCATTTCTACAAGCATTTTATTGACCTTATCTACAACAACTTTATCATTTTCATTCTGATAAGTTTGTCCAGGAACAGTTTCATTTGTATTTACATTTTCTACATTGAACTGTTCTGATTTAGTCTGTTGCTTTTCTTTCTCTTCATTCAATTCTGAAAAATCACTCATAACATCAAGTTTGTCATTCGATAATTCTTTAGTTTTTGCACCAGGCAACGTTACATCAACATTTGATTCATCTGCCACAGGTTGAGCATTTGAACTACTACTAGTCATATATAAACCAACTATGATTAACACAACAACTATAGGTAATGCATACAATAGTTTTTTGTGTTTAGTAAATATGGTTTCAAAAAAAGGCTGACTTGTAACAACGTTTTCGGGGTTATTTAGACTCTTCATTTTTATTAGTGTTATTAATTAATCTGTATTGTTCAATTAAAAAACCGTGTGGGTTACTATCAGTTCTTGCAACATTTCTAATACTGCATTCAGCATCGATTCTTTTCTCGGTTACTCCGGAACTTCTTGTAAATTTCTGCCACGCATATATTTTACATTGATATTTGTTGTTTTGATCTAAGGACAATCCTATTGAATCAATAAAAACTCTTGTAGAAATACTACCGTCTATAAGTTGATGATAGTAAAGAGCTTCTTCTCTTTTAAAATGAATCTGCTTTCCAGAATCATCTATTAAATAAAGAGCTTTCCCGATTCTAGTCTTTATATCGACTGGGTCGGGGTCTAGGTCATAAAAAAATTGATGGAACATTGTTATGTGATTTTTAATCTCAGCTGTAA
The Flavobacterium sp. GSB-24 genome window above contains:
- a CDS encoding conjugal transfer protein TraO, whose translation is MRKITFLITSLLMITMSTKAQSYANAFAGNIGIVQDGIGGVFSYNYFLDRHDFIDAGVLLTAANFKYVNGIKIPYNDFTLNLGYSKNVFWNYKNTFNVNIGAGGVFGYETVNKGDKELSNGAVIRSEPGFIYGAYIGVDFDYAITDRYSITLRANEYYHANSDLGEFMPFLGLGFRYYAN
- a CDS encoding DUF4138 domain-containing protein, with product MKKIILILTILLFQIDLGYSQNVAPTAPQELIIYCTSNKNTNLFFSSAIKSGIVGNSNFTFGYSSNGDSKIGILKATPGAESNLLVITSNGNIYSFIVRYKAEISMLNYFVKDNMAIGNESGSVVFEDGTGQQLTKGEEKVSNAEPEPKSKIVESIKVNNYESTTVAPSSNDSNKLQSTANKEIEKPVFYNRIYGSKNKVTIKLKNISYVDNELYFTLVLSNESTLDYDINYLNFYIISRNKNRNTVAQTIPYEALYIHNNPTKILAKEETEVVFVYKKFTINENKILLVELTEDNGERTVKLEIPNTFINNPN
- the traM gene encoding conjugative transposon protein TraM, translating into MKSLNNPENVVTSQPFFETIFTKHKKLLYALPIVVVLIIVGLYMTSSSSNAQPVADESNVDVTLPGAKTKELSNDKLDVMSDFSELNEEKEKQQTKSEQFNVENVNTNETVPGQTYQNENDKVVVDKVNKMLVEMNKETKKQKKSSSNISSSNYSSSNYSSTKPEVDYEQKSNTESCFNSFFNSKSSNNSAGNSKVQQQTEELIYASIKGDHLRLRNNSRVTLILPKETIIDGKVFKKNTLIYAQATFNQNRVNLSINNINQVPLKIKAYDAEDGNLGLQVQRSLVAETGSEVAQDGADEIDVNGVPLGNTIKSLFKRKQQEPKIDLLNNQRLILKLGQ
- the traK gene encoding conjugative transposon protein TraK; the protein is MKILQNIDTSLKSMRIISLAVIVFSLLFCGFIYTKSMAQVDESRNKVYLLSNGDALELVRSRSGKDNITAEIKNHITMFHQFFYDLDPDPVDIKTRIGKALYLIDDSGKQIHFKREEALYYHQLIDGSISTRVFIDSIGLSLDQNNKYQCKIYAWQKFTRSSGVTEKRIDAECSIRNVARTDSNPHGFLIEQYRLINNTNKNEESK